A single genomic interval of Amycolatopsis albispora harbors:
- a CDS encoding 3-hydroxyacyl-CoA dehydrogenase NAD-binding domain-containing protein, with protein sequence MISAAEAEAAFPDEVVTRAVTRLITVPGLAGQVALITIDNGHDHTRPSTFGPQSLVSLNAAIDEAFAAEPVAIAVTGKPFIFAVGADLSGVEQIAGRDLALQIAQTGHDVFRRLTESKIPTFAFVNGAVMGGGLELALSCHYRTLAENTAAIAFPEVFLGLFPGWGGTQLLPNLIGPDAAVTVIIENALSQNKMLKPAQAAELGIVDELFGSADYLEQSLLWLAKVVRGELTPPRREIDRGAGWDAAIARAKSIVDGKTRGASPGANKAVELLELARANDLDRGYAAETEALADVLMTDTLRAGLYSFNLVNKRAKRPAGAPDKSLARPVNKVGIVGAGLMASQLALLFVRRLKVPVVLTDIDQERVDSGVGYVHGEIDKLLAKKRVSPDAANRLKALVSGSLDKAAFADADFVIEAVFEELGVKQQVFAEVEEHVKPEAILATNTSSLSITEMASKLRHPERVVGFHFFNPVAVLPLLEIVRGERTDDASLATAFAVGKQLKKSSVLVSDAPAFVVNRLLTRFLGEVLAAVDEGTPFEVADRALDPLGLPMSPLTLLQLVGPPVALHVAETMHRAFPDRFGVSQNLAKFVEARKSAVWQWDDKGNATVDPEVVALWEQGDRPSTEEQLRERALSVLAEEVRIMLDEGVVAEAQDIDLCLILGAGWPFWLGGITPYLDRSGVSEKVNGKPFLAPGVASVPTA encoded by the coding sequence GTGATTTCCGCAGCAGAGGCCGAGGCGGCCTTCCCCGACGAGGTGGTGACCCGCGCGGTCACCCGGCTGATCACCGTGCCGGGCCTGGCCGGCCAGGTCGCGCTGATCACCATCGACAACGGCCACGACCACACCCGGCCGTCCACCTTCGGCCCGCAGAGCCTGGTCAGCCTGAACGCGGCGATCGACGAGGCGTTCGCGGCCGAGCCGGTGGCCATCGCGGTGACCGGCAAGCCGTTCATCTTCGCCGTCGGCGCGGACCTGTCCGGCGTGGAGCAGATCGCCGGGCGCGACCTGGCGCTGCAGATCGCGCAGACCGGGCACGACGTGTTCCGGCGGCTCACCGAGTCGAAGATCCCGACCTTCGCCTTCGTCAACGGCGCGGTGATGGGCGGCGGGCTCGAGCTGGCGTTGTCGTGCCACTACCGCACGCTGGCGGAGAACACCGCGGCGATCGCCTTTCCCGAGGTCTTCCTCGGCCTGTTCCCCGGCTGGGGCGGCACGCAGCTGCTGCCGAACCTGATCGGGCCGGACGCGGCGGTCACCGTGATCATCGAGAACGCGCTGAGCCAGAACAAGATGCTCAAGCCCGCGCAGGCCGCGGAACTGGGCATCGTGGACGAGCTCTTCGGTTCGGCGGACTACCTGGAGCAGTCGCTGCTGTGGCTGGCGAAGGTGGTGCGCGGTGAGCTCACCCCGCCGCGTCGCGAGATCGACCGCGGTGCCGGGTGGGACGCCGCCATCGCCCGCGCGAAGTCCATTGTGGACGGCAAGACGCGCGGCGCGTCGCCCGGCGCGAACAAGGCCGTGGAACTGCTGGAACTGGCGCGGGCCAACGATCTCGACCGCGGGTACGCGGCGGAGACCGAGGCGCTGGCCGACGTGCTGATGACCGACACGCTGCGGGCCGGGCTGTACTCGTTCAACCTGGTCAACAAGCGCGCCAAGCGACCGGCCGGGGCGCCGGACAAGTCGCTGGCGCGGCCGGTGAACAAGGTCGGCATCGTCGGTGCCGGGCTGATGGCCAGCCAGCTGGCGCTGCTGTTCGTGCGGCGGCTGAAGGTGCCGGTGGTGCTCACCGACATCGACCAGGAGCGGGTGGACTCCGGTGTCGGCTACGTGCACGGCGAGATCGACAAGCTGCTGGCCAAGAAGCGGGTTTCGCCCGATGCGGCGAACCGGCTCAAGGCGCTGGTGTCCGGCTCGCTGGACAAGGCGGCCTTCGCCGACGCGGACTTCGTCATCGAGGCGGTGTTCGAGGAACTCGGCGTCAAGCAGCAGGTTTTCGCCGAGGTCGAAGAGCACGTGAAGCCGGAGGCGATCCTGGCGACGAACACCTCGTCGCTGTCGATCACCGAGATGGCGTCGAAGCTGCGGCACCCGGAGCGGGTGGTGGGCTTCCACTTCTTCAACCCGGTCGCGGTGCTGCCGCTGCTGGAGATCGTGCGCGGCGAGCGGACCGACGACGCCTCGCTGGCCACCGCGTTCGCGGTCGGCAAGCAGCTGAAGAAGTCGAGCGTGCTGGTCTCGGACGCGCCCGCGTTCGTGGTCAACCGGCTGCTCACCCGCTTCCTCGGCGAGGTGCTGGCGGCGGTCGACGAGGGCACGCCGTTCGAGGTGGCCGACCGCGCGCTGGACCCGCTGGGGCTGCCGATGTCGCCGCTGACGCTGCTGCAGCTGGTCGGCCCGCCGGTCGCGCTGCACGTGGCGGAGACGATGCACCGCGCGTTCCCGGACCGGTTCGGGGTGAGCCAGAACCTGGCGAAGTTCGTCGAGGCACGCAAGTCCGCGGTGTGGCAGTGGGACGACAAGGGCAACGCCACCGTCGATCCCGAGGTCGTCGCGTTGTGGGAGCAGGGCGATCGTCCGTCCACTGAGGAGCAGCTGCGGGAGCGGGCGCTGTCGGTGCTGGCCGAGGAGGTGCGAATCATGCTCGACGAGGGTGTGGTCGCCGAGGCGCAGGACATCGACCTGTGCCTGATCCTCGGTGCGGGCTGGCCGTTCTGGCTCGGCGGCATCACGCCGTACCTGGACCGGAGCGGGGTCTCGGAGAAGGTGAACGGGAAGCCGTTCCTGGCTCCGGGCGTGGCTTCGGTGCCGACCGCGTAG
- a CDS encoding thiolase family protein, whose translation MRNVAFVEGVRTPFGKAGDKGIYAGTRADDLVVKVIRELLRRHPELPPERVDEVAIAATTQTGDQGLTIGRTAALLAGLPKSVPGFAIDRMCAGAMTAVTTTASGIGFGAYDIAIAGGVEHMGRHPMGEGVDPNPRIIADKLVDPTALVMGQTAENVHDRYPEITKQRTDAYAARSQERYADAVKAGKIGPELVPVATRHAELGWGLATEDEPPRPGTTVEQLAGLKTPFRPHGRVTAGNAAGLNDGATGAILAAEDVAEELGLPVGMRLVSYAFAGVEPEVMGIGPVPATEKLLARTGLSISDIGLFEINEAFAVQVLAFLDHFGIAEDDPRVNQWGGAIACGHPLASSGVRLMTQLSRQFAERPDVRYGLTTMCIGIGMGGTVIWENPAWEGNK comes from the coding sequence GTGCGCAACGTGGCATTTGTCGAGGGGGTGCGCACGCCGTTCGGCAAGGCCGGAGACAAGGGCATCTACGCGGGTACCCGCGCCGACGACCTGGTGGTCAAGGTCATCAGGGAACTGCTGCGGCGCCATCCGGAACTGCCGCCAGAGCGTGTGGACGAAGTCGCCATCGCGGCCACCACGCAGACCGGGGACCAGGGGCTGACCATCGGCCGCACCGCGGCGCTGCTGGCCGGGCTGCCGAAGTCGGTGCCCGGCTTCGCCATCGACCGCATGTGCGCCGGCGCGATGACCGCGGTCACCACCACCGCCAGCGGCATCGGCTTCGGTGCCTACGACATCGCCATCGCCGGCGGGGTCGAGCACATGGGCCGCCACCCGATGGGCGAGGGCGTGGACCCGAACCCGCGCATCATCGCCGACAAGCTGGTCGACCCGACCGCGCTGGTGATGGGCCAGACCGCGGAGAACGTGCACGACCGCTACCCCGAGATCACCAAGCAGCGCACCGACGCCTACGCCGCGCGCAGCCAGGAGCGCTACGCCGACGCGGTGAAGGCGGGCAAGATCGGCCCCGAGCTGGTGCCGGTCGCCACCCGCCACGCCGAGCTGGGCTGGGGCCTGGCCACCGAGGACGAGCCGCCGCGTCCCGGCACCACCGTCGAGCAGCTCGCCGGGCTGAAGACCCCGTTCCGGCCGCACGGCCGGGTCACCGCGGGCAACGCCGCCGGGCTGAACGACGGCGCCACCGGCGCCATCCTGGCCGCCGAGGACGTGGCCGAGGAACTGGGCCTGCCGGTCGGCATGCGGCTGGTCAGCTACGCGTTCGCCGGTGTCGAGCCCGAGGTGATGGGCATCGGCCCGGTGCCGGCCACCGAGAAGCTGCTCGCCCGCACCGGACTGTCCATTTCGGACATCGGCCTGTTCGAGATCAACGAGGCCTTCGCCGTGCAGGTGCTGGCCTTCCTCGACCACTTCGGCATCGCCGAGGACGACCCGCGGGTCAACCAGTGGGGTGGCGCGATCGCCTGCGGGCACCCGCTGGCCTCGTCCGGCGTCCGGCTGATGACGCAGCTGTCGCGGCAGTTCGCCGAGCGGCCGGACGTGCGCTACGGCCTGACCACCATGTGCATCGGCATCGGCATGGGCGGCACGGTCATCTGGGAGAACCCGGCTTGGGAGGGGAACAAGTGA